The Streptomyces sp. NBC_00162 genome window below encodes:
- a CDS encoding DUF6507 family protein, whose translation MTSWDIKPQGVQGQLKTVGTNAGELEKALNALLTAMSEAAQAAGTAVPGSQSGMTPQGPLAPGAGPAPGSAFLAPQKALGPVAAALGEYLTVRKPEFESMAKRIEACILGAVTATNEYLEGDLDQAKEAQDAAKSVNLEFLREKTGAKK comes from the coding sequence ATGACGTCGTGGGACATTAAGCCGCAGGGTGTGCAGGGCCAGTTGAAGACCGTCGGCACGAACGCCGGCGAGCTGGAGAAGGCGTTGAACGCGCTGCTGACAGCCATGTCGGAGGCGGCTCAGGCCGCGGGGACGGCCGTGCCGGGTTCGCAGTCGGGGATGACTCCGCAGGGTCCCTTGGCCCCCGGCGCGGGCCCGGCCCCCGGCTCGGCTTTCCTGGCGCCGCAGAAGGCGCTGGGCCCGGTCGCGGCTGCGCTGGGCGAGTACCTGACGGTCCGCAAGCCGGAGTTCGAGTCGATGGCGAAGCGGATCGAGGCGTGCATCCTCGGCGCGGTGACGGCGACGAACGAGTACCTGGAAGGCGATCTCGACCAGGCCAAGGAAGCGCAGGACGCGGCGAAGTCCGTGAACCTTGAATTCCTGCGTGAGAAGACGGGGGCCAAGAAGTGA
- a CDS encoding pore-forming ESAT-6 family protein, producing the protein MASGTDRRAYDLGASTEVQGGIKAIIGQLEQVIAAREAQVAAAMTDFAADGVADDYHAKELRWKNASQEVKNIIQLLNTTLEKNDVTAQQTLQRARAAVDKIG; encoded by the coding sequence ATGGCGAGTGGGACGGATCGTCGGGCGTATGACCTGGGTGCCTCGACGGAGGTGCAGGGCGGTATCAAGGCGATCATCGGTCAGCTGGAGCAGGTGATCGCGGCGCGTGAGGCGCAGGTGGCGGCGGCGATGACGGACTTCGCGGCGGATGGTGTGGCGGATGACTACCACGCCAAGGAGCTGCGGTGGAAGAACGCCTCGCAGGAGGTCAAGAACATCATCCAGCTGCTGAACACGACGCTGGAGAAGAACGACGTGACGGCGCAGCAGACGCTTCAGCGGGCGAGGGCCGCGGTCGACAAGATCGGCTGA
- a CDS encoding ATP-binding protein, producing MSSRPFTTCPVSPPEADRDEPPALDTLACNLTVPGAPYSAQIARAAVRSVLHAYRLDPLAPAAVQVAGELMAAAWHLDPGRSLYLSVRYRDDSLRLTVYDGHAPHAHPRLAAHCEARRRVALRLMGAVVRDCGGAWGFGDSREPGGGTRTWASLPRFGAADYLSGGLVSAPVGLS from the coding sequence ATGTCCAGCCGCCCCTTCACCACCTGCCCCGTGTCCCCGCCCGAGGCCGACCGGGACGAGCCGCCCGCGCTCGACACGCTCGCGTGCAACCTCACCGTCCCGGGGGCCCCGTACAGCGCCCAGATCGCGCGGGCCGCCGTACGGTCCGTCCTGCACGCGTACCGGCTCGATCCGCTCGCTCCCGCCGCCGTACAAGTCGCCGGGGAACTGATGGCGGCCGCCTGGCACTTGGACCCCGGCCGCAGCCTGTACCTGTCCGTGCGCTACCGCGACGACTCGCTCCGCCTGACCGTCTACGACGGCCACGCGCCCCACGCCCACCCCCGGCTCGCCGCCCACTGCGAGGCCCGGCGGCGGGTCGCCCTGCGGCTCATGGGCGCGGTGGTCCGGGACTGCGGAGGGGCCTGGGGCTTCGGTGACTCCCGTGAGCCCGGCGGCGGGACCCGGACCTGGGCGAGCCTGCCCCGGTTCGGCGCCGCCGACTACCTGAGCGGAGGGCTTGTATCCGCACCTGTTGGTTTGTCATAG
- a CDS encoding helix-turn-helix domain-containing protein — protein MTARTAPTERQKRLGYELRRMRTSADVSAEYAAGLLGVDRGAISAMESGTRAISAERLRTLACNCAVTDEEHIAGMTAMAAPSRGWWDRYRGQLPQGFLDIAELEAHSSRMRGAFSVHMPGLLQTSDHALAVFRMVIPRLPKHEVALRLAFRAERQQLLDGAGAREFVAIVHEAALRVQFGGRGVLRTQLEHLLDRSAQENVTLLVIPFEAGGFPGAGQTVLYAEGATMQLDTVQVDNSHGPDFLYADAQLAKYRAHFDALEKLALSPEDSRGFIHTIASQL, from the coding sequence ATGACCGCGAGGACCGCCCCCACAGAGCGTCAGAAGAGGCTGGGGTATGAGCTACGCAGGATGCGCACATCGGCCGACGTCTCAGCCGAGTACGCGGCTGGGCTGCTGGGCGTGGACCGAGGCGCCATCTCCGCCATGGAGTCAGGTACGCGCGCCATCTCCGCTGAGCGACTGCGGACACTGGCCTGCAACTGCGCCGTGACCGACGAGGAGCACATCGCGGGCATGACGGCGATGGCCGCGCCCAGTCGCGGATGGTGGGACCGCTACCGAGGCCAACTCCCCCAAGGATTCCTGGACATCGCGGAGCTGGAGGCGCACAGCAGCAGGATGCGGGGCGCCTTTTCGGTGCACATGCCGGGTCTCCTCCAGACCTCGGACCACGCACTTGCCGTATTCCGGATGGTCATCCCCCGCTTGCCGAAACACGAGGTTGCGCTGCGGCTGGCGTTTCGCGCCGAACGCCAGCAGCTGCTGGACGGCGCCGGCGCGCGCGAGTTCGTCGCGATCGTGCACGAAGCCGCCTTGCGCGTGCAGTTCGGCGGGCGTGGGGTTCTCCGCACTCAGCTGGAGCACTTGCTCGATCGGTCGGCGCAGGAGAACGTGACCCTACTCGTCATCCCGTTCGAAGCGGGTGGATTCCCGGGCGCGGGCCAGACCGTGCTCTACGCGGAAGGCGCCACCATGCAGCTCGACACCGTCCAGGTCGACAACTCGCACGGCCCCGACTTCCTCTACGCGGACGCGCAACTCGCCAAGTACCGGGCGCACTTCGACGCTCTGGAGAAACTAGCGCTGTCCCCGGAGGATTCCCGGGGGTTCATCCACACCATCGCGAGCCAGCTGTGA
- a CDS encoding OmpA family protein produces MTKSHRTTAATAVVGLVIAGAHFVGVTSAHADDVKPSVPPGAEPSASAPVPIDSSSPGLKIPQGGTLAPAKVLDIAEVVEDLGGEQRRQETNQTVMMALQSEVLFPEDSAVFNAQAAARIQAIASEINTQKATRVRVFGFTDDQGSYEHGKELSKQRADAVQAELSKTVTNPGVVFDVRGYSEDYPIADNGTEEGRKKNRRVEITFPRTAGG; encoded by the coding sequence ATGACAAAAAGCCACCGCACCACCGCCGCCACGGCCGTCGTCGGTCTCGTCATCGCCGGGGCACACTTCGTCGGCGTGACCAGCGCACACGCCGACGACGTCAAGCCATCGGTACCCCCCGGCGCAGAGCCATCGGCATCCGCTCCCGTGCCCATCGACTCCAGCTCGCCCGGGCTGAAGATCCCCCAGGGCGGCACCCTCGCACCCGCCAAGGTGCTCGACATCGCCGAGGTCGTCGAAGACCTCGGCGGCGAGCAGCGGCGGCAGGAGACCAACCAGACGGTCATGATGGCGCTGCAGTCCGAGGTCCTGTTCCCCGAGGACAGCGCCGTGTTCAACGCCCAGGCCGCCGCCCGGATACAGGCCATCGCCTCCGAGATCAACACGCAGAAGGCAACCCGCGTCCGAGTCTTCGGCTTCACCGACGACCAGGGCAGCTACGAACACGGCAAGGAGCTCTCCAAGCAGCGCGCCGACGCCGTGCAGGCGGAGCTGTCCAAGACCGTGACCAACCCGGGCGTCGTCTTCGACGTACGCGGCTACAGCGAGGACTACCCGATCGCCGACAACGGCACCGAGGAAGGCCGGAAGAAGAACCGCCGAGTCGAGATCACCTTCCCCCGCACCGCGGGCGGCTGA
- a CDS encoding pilus assembly protein TadG-related protein — MIERRLGDRGQAFPIYIVVVAGLLFAALALFVVGRASVVRSDAQGAADAAALAAARDARDHLMPGIDLLTLKPDGWKKLLEGGLLDADGACGAARDFAARNDATADCEPDLPRFTVEVTTTGTVGDSVVPGASGQHGTANATAVIEPRCQLGTAVAEPSPSPSPGGEEKPVSVEIKCKGGGEIKFDPAKPEPWRTLAGTFFAVRLVD; from the coding sequence GTGATCGAGCGCAGACTAGGTGACCGTGGGCAGGCTTTCCCCATCTACATCGTGGTGGTGGCGGGTCTGCTCTTCGCCGCGTTGGCGCTCTTCGTCGTCGGACGGGCTTCGGTCGTACGGAGCGATGCACAAGGTGCGGCGGATGCTGCGGCACTGGCGGCGGCTCGGGATGCCAGAGACCATCTGATGCCAGGAATTGATCTACTCACTCTCAAGCCGGATGGGTGGAAGAAGCTCCTCGAGGGTGGGCTCTTGGATGCCGACGGCGCCTGCGGTGCAGCCCGGGACTTTGCCGCGAGGAACGATGCGACGGCCGACTGCGAACCGGATCTGCCGCGATTTACAGTCGAGGTGACGACCACAGGCACAGTTGGGGACTCTGTGGTCCCCGGGGCCAGTGGACAGCACGGCACGGCCAACGCCACGGCAGTCATAGAACCCCGCTGCCAGTTGGGGACTGCGGTCGCTGAGCCGTCGCCGTCGCCGTCGCCTGGTGGTGAGGAGAAGCCCGTCTCGGTCGAGATCAAATGCAAGGGCGGTGGCGAAATCAAGTTCGACCCTGCGAAGCCCGAACCCTGGCGCACATTGGCGGGGACATTCTTCGCCGTGCGACTGGTCGACTGA
- a CDS encoding response regulator, protein MAPLSVLIADDNPVIRAGLAAILCTAEDIEVIAQAADGREALSLTRRHAPDVVLLDVRMPGVDGISALPHLVQLAPVLMLTYSREAEIVREALLLGAGGYLVHGEFTGDDLLRAVRDAPEGRPHFTPTAASALLAELRSSSQQQRTVAPSSERMHNSVVFGLSSREVEIMDLIASGMNNQQIAATCFISEKTVKNHINRIFAKLHCTTRSEAIARWLGTARPGVTGHG, encoded by the coding sequence GTGGCCCCACTGAGCGTGCTCATCGCCGACGACAACCCGGTCATCAGGGCGGGCCTGGCGGCCATCCTGTGCACGGCCGAGGACATCGAGGTCATAGCGCAGGCGGCGGACGGCCGCGAGGCACTGAGCCTGACCCGCCGGCACGCTCCGGACGTGGTCCTGCTGGACGTCCGGATGCCGGGGGTGGACGGCATCTCGGCCCTGCCGCACTTGGTGCAGCTGGCCCCGGTGCTGATGCTGACGTACAGCCGGGAAGCCGAAATCGTCCGCGAGGCCCTGCTCCTGGGCGCGGGCGGCTACCTGGTCCACGGCGAGTTCACGGGTGACGACCTGCTCCGCGCGGTCCGCGACGCCCCGGAGGGCCGCCCCCACTTCACCCCGACGGCGGCGAGCGCACTGCTCGCCGAACTCCGGTCCTCTTCGCAGCAGCAACGAACTGTGGCACCCTCTTCTGAGCGGATGCACAACTCTGTTGTCTTCGGGCTGAGTTCGCGGGAGGTGGAGATCATGGATCTGATCGCGTCCGGGATGAACAACCAGCAGATCGCCGCCACGTGCTTCATCAGCGAGAAGACGGTCAAGAACCACATCAACCGGATCTTCGCCAAGCTCCACTGCACCACCCGCAGCGAGGCGATAGCCCGCTGGCTGGGAACCGCCCGTCCAGGAGTGACCGGTCATGGGTAG
- a CDS encoding type II secretion system F family protein: protein MALLLAVAVALSVLGVFHGIRLYRADVKLPTDLALALEVGATRTTAVGSVVDRMGIRWAPAVLRLMGPNQVARKRRQIDMAGNPAGLTIDRYAARRAVYGALGALGAFSMLINGQLVPALLMVAFGLFWIEVGLWSAIRVRRDHIERTLPDFLDVLAVVVSAGLGFRQALERVAHKYEGPWADEIRITLQQMDMGVSRRQAFDELRRRNDSEQVAQFVTALQQGEELGSPIVETLIAIADDMRRTDAQNARRRAARAVPKATFAVTMFMLPGTLILLVCGFVYGANVDFGALLGGG from the coding sequence ATCGCTCTTCTCCTGGCCGTGGCCGTGGCGTTGTCCGTCCTCGGCGTCTTCCACGGGATCCGGCTCTACCGGGCCGACGTCAAACTGCCGACCGACCTCGCACTGGCCCTGGAGGTCGGCGCCACGCGCACGACCGCCGTCGGCTCGGTCGTGGACCGGATGGGCATCCGCTGGGCCCCGGCGGTCCTGCGCCTGATGGGACCCAACCAAGTGGCCCGCAAGCGCCGCCAGATCGACATGGCGGGCAACCCGGCCGGCCTGACGATCGACCGGTACGCGGCGCGGCGCGCGGTGTACGGAGCCCTGGGTGCCCTCGGCGCCTTCTCGATGCTGATCAACGGACAGCTCGTACCGGCCCTGCTGATGGTCGCCTTCGGCCTGTTCTGGATCGAGGTCGGGCTGTGGTCGGCGATCCGCGTCCGGCGCGACCACATCGAGCGCACCCTGCCGGACTTCCTGGACGTGCTCGCGGTCGTGGTGAGCGCGGGACTCGGCTTCCGGCAGGCCCTGGAGCGGGTGGCGCACAAGTACGAGGGCCCGTGGGCGGACGAGATCCGGATCACCCTGCAACAGATGGACATGGGCGTCAGCCGCCGCCAGGCCTTCGACGAACTGCGCCGCCGCAACGACAGCGAACAGGTCGCGCAGTTCGTCACGGCCCTCCAGCAGGGCGAGGAACTGGGCTCCCCGATCGTGGAGACGCTGATCGCGATCGCCGACGACATGCGGCGTACGGACGCCCAGAACGCCCGTCGGCGCGCGGCCCGGGCCGTCCCGAAGGCCACGTTCGCCGTCACCATGTTCATGCTCCCGGGCACGCTGATCCTGCTGGTCTGCGGTTTCGTCTACGGCGCGAACGTCGACTTCGGCGCGCTGCTCGGGGGTGGCTGA
- a CDS encoding type II secretion system F family protein — MNPLVLLTLGATLLACLLVVLGVHAYAAGRAQRAALIERLSATGVPASAGRRRRFAGIDRRLRKTKLGRRIEIKLAVTGLDLTVGEFFVYMCAGVAGTWLVAASFLAPFFGPVAGLIGLWAANAFLNWQRTRRTERFINQLPDLARILANATQAGLALRTAIGLAAEELEAPAGEELARVANRLAVGHSIEESLGELTERLPSRELVVLVSTLVLSARAGGTIVESLRNLTVTLEQRKETRREIRTQLSQVTVTAYLVPAIGLGSLLLVDMMMPGALDRMTGAFIGQTAVLIALGLFTLGFMLIRRLSKIDV, encoded by the coding sequence GTGAACCCACTCGTCCTCCTCACCCTCGGCGCCACGCTGCTCGCCTGCCTGCTCGTGGTCCTCGGCGTACACGCGTACGCGGCGGGCCGCGCCCAGCGCGCCGCGCTCATCGAACGGCTCTCGGCGACCGGAGTCCCGGCGTCCGCGGGCCGGCGGCGCCGGTTCGCCGGAATAGACCGGCGGCTGCGGAAGACGAAGCTCGGCCGCCGCATCGAGATCAAGCTCGCGGTGACCGGCCTCGACCTGACCGTCGGGGAGTTCTTCGTCTACATGTGCGCCGGGGTCGCCGGCACCTGGCTGGTCGCCGCTTCCTTCCTGGCCCCGTTCTTCGGCCCGGTGGCCGGCCTGATCGGCCTGTGGGCGGCGAACGCCTTCCTCAACTGGCAGCGGACGCGGCGCACCGAGCGGTTCATCAACCAGCTCCCCGACCTGGCCCGCATCCTCGCCAACGCCACCCAGGCCGGGCTGGCGCTGCGTACGGCCATCGGGCTGGCGGCCGAGGAGCTGGAGGCCCCGGCGGGCGAGGAGCTCGCGCGCGTCGCCAACCGCCTCGCCGTCGGCCACTCCATCGAGGAGTCCCTGGGCGAACTCACCGAACGGCTCCCGTCGCGGGAACTGGTCGTCCTGGTCTCCACCCTCGTCCTGTCCGCCCGCGCGGGCGGCACGATCGTGGAGAGCCTGCGCAACCTCACGGTGACCCTGGAGCAGCGCAAGGAGACCCGCCGGGAGATCCGTACGCAGCTCTCCCAGGTCACGGTGACGGCCTACCTGGTCCCGGCCATCGGCCTCGGGTCGCTGCTCCTGGTGGACATGATGATGCCCGGCGCGCTGGACCGTATGACGGGTGCCTTCATCGGCCAGACAGCGGTTCTGATCGCCCTTGGCCTGTTCACCCTGGGCTTCATGCTCATCCGCCGCCTTTCCAAGATCGACGTGTGA
- a CDS encoding CpaF family protein codes for MSLRSRVNTPDDRHSPREDGRLVSSYRAKLLEEIDLAEMSALAPAERRLRLERVLGHIISREGPVLSTVERAQLIRRVVDEALGLGVLEPLLEDPSISEIMVNGPDQIFVERAGRVEQLPIRFASHEQLMQTIERIVSTVNRRVDEANPMVDARLPSGERVNVIIPPLSLTGATLTIRRFPRAFTLHEMIALGSLDEQMLLLLSGLVTAKMNVIVSGATGTGKTTLLNALSGLIPEGERIITIEDSAELQLQQAHVIRLESRPANVEGKGQITIRDLVRNSLRMRPDRIIVGEVRGGETLDMLQAMSTGHDGSLATVHANSSADALMRLQTLASMSEVEIPFEALQDQINSAVNVIVQLTRFGDGSRRITEISILESHGREPFRITTVCRFVAQPMGADARVHGYFEYYPLPRFIADRLYMNNQPIPQAFGVALPDDPLTGPLTTPRITRTAL; via the coding sequence ATGAGCCTGCGTTCCCGGGTCAACACCCCCGACGACCGCCACAGTCCGCGCGAGGACGGCCGGCTGGTCTCCTCGTACCGCGCCAAGCTGCTGGAGGAGATCGACCTCGCCGAGATGTCCGCGCTCGCGCCCGCCGAGCGCCGCTTGCGCCTGGAGCGCGTACTCGGCCACATCATCAGCCGCGAAGGGCCCGTCCTCTCCACCGTCGAGCGCGCGCAGCTGATCCGCCGCGTCGTCGACGAAGCCCTCGGCCTCGGCGTGCTCGAACCGCTCCTCGAAGACCCGTCGATCTCCGAGATCATGGTCAACGGGCCCGACCAGATCTTCGTGGAGCGCGCCGGGCGCGTGGAGCAGCTCCCCATCCGCTTCGCCTCGCACGAGCAGCTGATGCAGACCATCGAGCGCATCGTCTCCACCGTCAACCGCCGTGTGGACGAGGCCAATCCGATGGTCGACGCCCGGCTGCCCAGCGGCGAGCGCGTCAACGTCATCATCCCGCCGCTCTCCCTGACCGGCGCGACCCTCACCATCCGCCGGTTCCCGCGGGCCTTCACCCTGCACGAGATGATCGCCCTCGGCTCGCTCGACGAGCAGATGCTCCTGCTGTTGTCCGGGCTGGTCACGGCCAAGATGAACGTGATCGTCTCGGGCGCCACCGGCACCGGCAAGACCACCCTGCTCAACGCCCTCTCCGGTCTGATCCCGGAGGGCGAGCGCATCATCACCATCGAGGACTCCGCCGAGCTCCAGCTCCAGCAGGCGCACGTCATCCGCCTCGAATCCCGCCCGGCGAACGTCGAGGGCAAGGGGCAGATCACCATCCGCGACCTCGTACGCAACTCCCTGCGCATGCGCCCCGACCGCATCATCGTCGGCGAGGTCCGCGGCGGCGAGACCCTCGACATGCTCCAGGCGATGTCCACCGGCCACGACGGCTCCCTGGCCACCGTGCACGCCAACAGTTCCGCCGACGCCCTGATGCGCCTGCAGACCCTCGCCTCCATGTCGGAGGTCGAGATCCCCTTCGAGGCGCTCCAGGACCAGATCAACAGCGCCGTCAACGTCATCGTGCAGCTCACCCGCTTCGGCGACGGCTCGCGCCGCATCACGGAGATCTCCATCCTCGAATCGCACGGCCGCGAGCCCTTCCGGATCACGACGGTCTGCCGCTTCGTGGCCCAGCCCATGGGGGCGGACGCGCGCGTGCACGGCTACTTCGAGTACTACCCGCTGCCCCGGTTCATCGCCGATCGCCTCTACATGAACAACCAGCCGATCCCGCAGGCCTTCGGGGTCGCGCTGCCCGACGACCCGCTCACCGGCCCCCTCACCACCCCCCGCATCACCCGGACCGCCCTGTGA
- a CDS encoding TadE/TadG family type IV pilus assembly protein — translation MNRKRKWRSERGQVAIEYIGFVPILLFVALCGIQLGWVAYAEEQADTAARTAARVEARNGKGGEAAGRAAISGGLAGSANFAWAKSTDAVSVTVTLTANSIVPGLDAHKASATAVMPNDDPKGP, via the coding sequence ATGAACCGGAAGCGGAAGTGGCGCTCCGAACGGGGCCAAGTGGCCATCGAGTACATCGGCTTCGTGCCGATCCTGCTGTTCGTCGCGCTGTGCGGGATCCAGCTGGGCTGGGTGGCGTACGCCGAGGAACAGGCGGACACGGCGGCCCGTACCGCCGCGCGCGTGGAAGCCCGTAACGGCAAGGGCGGTGAGGCGGCAGGACGGGCCGCGATCAGCGGTGGACTGGCCGGGAGCGCGAATTTCGCCTGGGCCAAGTCGACCGACGCGGTCAGTGTCACCGTCACCCTCACCGCCAACTCCATCGTGCCCGGACTCGACGCGCACAAGGCGTCGGCCACGGCAGTCATGCCCAACGACGACCCGAAGGGCCCCTGA
- a CDS encoding TadE/TadG family type IV pilus assembly protein: MPSRRGVRDRDRGQVAIEFVGTVPLILLLVAAVWECVLIGYAFSLAGNAADEAARAGAVTGDAACAAAAGEHISAAWGMKAECGPAGDIYKATVKLKIPVLYPGLNFGEITGTGGAAMEKE, translated from the coding sequence ATGCCGTCGCGCAGGGGGGTGCGGGACCGGGACCGGGGCCAGGTGGCGATCGAGTTCGTCGGCACGGTGCCGCTGATCCTGCTGCTCGTCGCGGCGGTGTGGGAGTGCGTCCTGATCGGCTACGCCTTCTCCCTGGCGGGCAACGCGGCGGACGAGGCGGCGCGGGCGGGGGCGGTGACGGGGGACGCCGCGTGTGCGGCGGCGGCGGGGGAGCACATCTCCGCCGCATGGGGAATGAAGGCGGAGTGCGGTCCGGCGGGCGACATCTACAAGGCGACGGTGAAACTCAAGATCCCCGTCCTCTATCCGGGGCTCAACTTCGGCGAGATCACCGGCACCGGCGGCGCGGCGATGGAGAAGGAGTGA
- a CDS encoding AAA family ATPase: MTTRILPAAGDPDAARVLVTLLSQLPSSEPAVPVPDSTTLLDTLGRLAAESIDELPEVVLVHERIGPVPALELIREVALRFPAVGVVLVSSDAGPALFSAAMDSGARGLIGLPLAYEELAARVQAAAQWSVGVRRHLGRGAAEIVSGPGGRVVTVSGAKGGVGTTFTAVQFALAAAASGRRTALVDMDLQAGDVGSYLDVQFRRSIADLAGIQDISPRVLQDAVYEDRTGVALLLAPADGERGEEVDERAARLVIGALRARYELVVIDCGTQVTGANAAAVETADVAVLVTTPDVVAVRAAKRMVRMWERLQVRKAEDTAMVVNRWSKHTEIQPALIEKITKTRATRTPVPAAFKELQAVVDAGRVQDLDNRSTVKQALWTLAGELGLLAAPEAPAPQPPGASLAVRASGQVARLRRGREG, encoded by the coding sequence ATGACCACCCGAATCCTCCCCGCGGCCGGCGACCCGGACGCCGCGCGCGTCCTCGTGACCCTGCTGAGCCAGCTCCCGTCCTCGGAGCCGGCCGTTCCGGTCCCGGACTCCACCACGCTGCTGGACACCCTGGGCCGGCTCGCCGCCGAATCGATCGACGAACTCCCCGAGGTCGTCCTGGTCCACGAGCGCATCGGCCCGGTGCCGGCCCTGGAACTCATCCGGGAGGTGGCCCTGCGCTTCCCGGCGGTCGGTGTCGTCCTGGTCTCCTCGGACGCCGGACCGGCCCTCTTCTCCGCGGCGATGGACTCGGGCGCGCGGGGCCTGATCGGCCTTCCGCTCGCCTACGAGGAACTCGCGGCCCGGGTCCAGGCCGCCGCCCAGTGGTCCGTGGGAGTACGCCGCCACCTGGGGCGGGGCGCGGCCGAGATCGTCTCGGGGCCCGGCGGGCGGGTGGTCACGGTCTCCGGGGCCAAGGGGGGCGTGGGCACCACCTTCACCGCCGTGCAGTTCGCGCTGGCCGCGGCCGCCTCGGGGCGGCGTACCGCACTGGTCGACATGGACCTCCAGGCGGGCGACGTGGGCTCGTACCTCGACGTGCAGTTCCGGCGCTCGATCGCCGACCTCGCCGGGATCCAGGACATCTCGCCGCGGGTCCTGCAGGACGCGGTGTACGAAGACCGGACGGGCGTGGCGCTGCTGCTGGCCCCGGCGGACGGGGAACGCGGCGAGGAGGTGGACGAGCGGGCGGCCCGGCTCGTCATCGGCGCCCTGCGCGCCCGCTACGAGCTCGTCGTCATCGACTGCGGAACCCAGGTGACGGGCGCGAACGCCGCCGCGGTGGAGACGGCCGACGTGGCGGTGCTGGTCACCACCCCGGACGTGGTCGCGGTGCGGGCGGCGAAGCGGATGGTCCGGATGTGGGAGCGGCTCCAGGTGCGCAAGGCGGAGGACACCGCGATGGTCGTCAACCGCTGGAGCAAGCACACCGAGATCCAGCCCGCCCTGATCGAGAAGATCACCAAGACCCGCGCCACCCGTACCCCGGTCCCGGCGGCCTTCAAGGAGCTCCAGGCCGTGGTGGACGCGGGCCGGGTCCAGGACCTGGACAACCGGTCGACGGTCAAGCAGGCCCTGTGGACCCTGGCGGGCGAACTGGGCCTGCTGGCGGCCCCGGAGGCCCCGGCGCCGCAGCCCCCGGGCGCCTCGCTGGCGGTCCGCGCCTCGGGGCAGGTGGCGCGGCTGCGCCGGGGCCGGGAGGGCTGA
- the cpaB gene encoding Flp pilus assembly protein CpaB, whose translation MNSRQRRGVILLLLSVLCALGAFAGVLVVIGDVNSKVGSEVVAYRVKGDIAPYSPLTAGQFEEVTVPKRWLSETAITDLGALKDKIALTTLKKGSLLQADMFVDRPQLQPGEQEIAIMIDAATGVAGKITSGAKVNIIATFKGAKDTDPSRSVIIVANARVLGVGKLTALEKDSDRKGPAEAVPITFALNTKDTQRVAYAESFAEHVRLALVAPGTDSAPSASDRTYTLDGDK comes from the coding sequence ATGAACTCACGCCAGCGCCGCGGCGTCATTCTGCTGCTCCTGTCGGTCCTGTGCGCCCTGGGGGCCTTCGCCGGAGTCCTCGTGGTGATCGGCGACGTCAACTCCAAGGTCGGGTCCGAGGTCGTCGCGTACCGCGTCAAGGGCGACATCGCCCCGTACAGCCCGCTCACGGCAGGGCAGTTCGAGGAGGTCACGGTCCCCAAGCGGTGGCTGTCGGAGACCGCCATAACCGACCTGGGCGCGCTCAAGGACAAGATCGCGCTGACCACCCTGAAGAAGGGCTCGCTGCTCCAGGCGGACATGTTCGTCGACCGTCCGCAGCTCCAGCCGGGTGAGCAGGAGATCGCCATCATGATCGACGCGGCGACGGGGGTGGCTGGCAAGATCACCTCCGGCGCGAAGGTCAACATCATCGCCACCTTCAAGGGCGCCAAGGACACCGACCCCTCGCGGTCGGTGATCATCGTCGCCAACGCCCGGGTCCTGGGCGTCGGCAAGCTCACCGCCCTCGAGAAGGACAGCGACCGCAAGGGCCCCGCCGAAGCCGTCCCGATCACCTTCGCCCTGAACACCAAGGACACCCAGCGCGTCGCGTACGCCGAATCCTTCGCGGAGCACGTGCGCCTGGCCCTGGTGGCCCCCGGTACGGACTCGGCGCCGAGCGCGAGCGACCGTACGTACACCCTCGACGGGGACAAGTGA